From the Acidilutibacter cellobiosedens genome, one window contains:
- a CDS encoding ISLre2 family transposase: MYNSIQHFNEFGVKKIENEIKNFMEGNKNIVGLILALQKILFELGRDIITEVLENMDEYLRNSGVRKKKWEIVRKDKNRILTSFGIVTYERTYFKPKMGGKRHHLVDDMVGIKPHEKMSEDVIINAVDEAAESSYRKAGEKASYMNEISKQAVMDKIHNLDFTTTETKKHKKKDIKTLYIEADEDHVHLQQKGSNKNKYNIAMPKIVYVHEGIDAEKSSKSRKRLKNVKYFGGMYENTEKLWLEVADYIDKQYNMNYVEKIYISGDGASWIRQGVNWIEKSKFVLDGYHLKKCIITATAHLNNEIIRQELKDAVDWPDREEVKKVFKEILSLTENKTKKEAVKRAEERIGIIGCSTKGHVSHIFSSRLSSRPKVWSKIGVDKMSKLLIYKWNGGKVYDLVMAQKMKREKEEKEQIQDELIKEARSIANRYNDTWNIRPTAIVRGEKTGLYNEIRAIMGRI, encoded by the coding sequence ATGTATAATAGTATACAACATTTTAATGAGTTTGGAGTAAAAAAAATTGAAAATGAGATAAAAAATTTCATGGAAGGGAATAAAAATATTGTTGGTTTAATACTTGCCTTACAAAAAATTTTATTTGAGCTGGGAAGAGATATTATAACAGAAGTATTGGAGAATATGGATGAATATCTACGTAACAGCGGAGTTAGAAAGAAAAAATGGGAAATAGTAAGAAAAGATAAAAATAGGATTTTAACAAGTTTTGGTATTGTAACATATGAAAGAACATATTTTAAACCCAAAATGGGAGGGAAAAGGCATCATCTTGTTGATGATATGGTTGGAATAAAACCGCATGAAAAAATGAGTGAGGATGTAATAATAAATGCAGTTGATGAGGCAGCAGAAAGCAGCTATAGAAAAGCGGGAGAAAAAGCGTCATATATGAATGAAATAAGTAAACAGGCCGTGATGGATAAAATACACAACCTTGATTTTACAACAACAGAAACTAAAAAACACAAGAAAAAGGATATAAAAACATTATATATAGAAGCAGATGAAGACCATGTGCATCTACAGCAAAAAGGAAGTAACAAAAACAAGTATAATATAGCAATGCCAAAGATTGTTTATGTACATGAAGGAATAGATGCAGAAAAAAGCAGTAAAAGCAGAAAGAGGTTAAAGAATGTAAAATATTTTGGAGGGATGTATGAAAATACGGAAAAGTTATGGCTTGAAGTAGCAGATTATATAGACAAACAATACAACATGAATTATGTAGAGAAAATATATATATCGGGAGATGGAGCATCCTGGATACGCCAAGGAGTAAACTGGATTGAAAAGAGTAAATTTGTGCTTGACGGATATCATCTGAAAAAGTGTATAATAACAGCAACTGCACATCTAAATAATGAAATAATAAGACAGGAATTGAAAGATGCGGTTGACTGGCCGGACAGAGAAGAAGTAAAAAAAGTATTTAAAGAGATATTGAGCCTTACAGAAAATAAAACAAAGAAGGAAGCAGTAAAAAGAGCAGAAGAAAGGATAGGAATAATAGGATGTAGTACGAAAGGACACGTAAGCCATATATTTTCAAGCCGTTTGAGCAGCAGGCCAAAAGTATGGTCAAAAATAGGAGTGGATAAAATGTCGAAGTTATTAATTTACAAATGGAACGGAGGGAAAGTATATGATTTAGTAATGGCACAAAAGATGAAAAGGGAAAAAGAAGAGAAAGAACAGATACAAGATGAGTTAATAAAAGAAGCAAGAAGTATTGCAAACAGGTATAATGATACTTGGAACATTAGACCGACAGCAATAGTGAGAGGAGAAAAGACAGGATTATATAACGAAATAAGAGCAATAATGGGTAGAATTTAA
- a CDS encoding helix-turn-helix domain-containing protein: MTTLEQIKILCLRSNISISELARRMGQSPQNFNAKLKRGTVSTKELILIGKILNATFEQYFVLKNGEIIK; the protein is encoded by the coding sequence ATGACAACATTAGAACAAATTAAAATTTTGTGTTTGAGATCAAATATAAGTATTTCTGAATTGGCGCGTCGAATGGGGCAATCACCACAAAATTTTAATGCTAAGTTGAAACGAGGGACGGTTTCTACAAAGGAGTTAATTTTGATTGGAAAAATTCTCAATGCAACATTTGAACAATATTTTGTTTTGAAAAATGGTGAAATAATTAAATAA
- the istB gene encoding IS21-like element helper ATPase IstB → MKVKLNEEIKEYCNILKLKGIKTHFEEVISEAADYEDFLHKLLTYEMEEKDKRSIECRIRNAHLPYRQYIEDIEIDCLPVDMQKRLPELATLDFIEKGKNIIMTGNPGTGKTMVSIALALKACMAGYKVLFTTIPLLVTTLKESNSAKTLRYFENRFEKYDLVVADELGYTSFDREGTDLLFNNLSLRAARKSTIITSNLSFERWIGVFGDPTVTSAMIDRLTYKAILVDMEGDSYRLRETLRENGASIKSLTA, encoded by the coding sequence ATGAAGGTTAAATTAAATGAAGAGATTAAAGAATACTGTAATATATTGAAACTTAAAGGAATTAAAACTCACTTTGAAGAAGTAATATCTGAAGCGGCTGATTATGAGGATTTTCTTCATAAGCTTTTAACTTATGAGATGGAAGAAAAGGATAAGCGTTCCATTGAATGTCGTATTCGAAATGCACATTTGCCTTACAGGCAATATATTGAAGATATTGAAATTGACTGTCTCCCAGTAGATATGCAGAAAAGACTTCCTGAGTTAGCAACACTTGATTTTATCGAAAAAGGCAAAAATATCATAATGACCGGTAACCCGGGAACCGGAAAAACTATGGTTAGTATTGCTTTAGCATTAAAGGCTTGCATGGCAGGTTATAAGGTTCTGTTCACGACAATTCCACTACTGGTTACTACATTGAAGGAAAGCAATAGCGCTAAGACCTTGAGATATTTTGAGAATAGATTTGAAAAGTATGACCTTGTAGTGGCAGATGAACTTGGGTACACCTCGTTTGACCGGGAAGGGACAGATCTGCTGTTTAACAATCTTTCTTTAAGGGCAGCAAGGAAATCAACAATAATTACTTCTAACCTTTCATTTGAGCGTTGGATTGGGGTTTTCGGTGATCCGACAGTTACAAGTGCGATGATAGATAGACTTACTTACAAGGCAATTCTTGTCGACATGGAGGGTGATTCTTATCGGCTAAGAGAAACATTAAGAGAAAATGGTGCATCTATTAAATCTTTAACAGCTTAA
- a CDS encoding DDE-type integrase/transposase/recombinase yields MSQIITYLLLYNQYLLNRIYELTLFIAKYIPLKQWTFDDSKSSYYQKFKIDKLPIIKKFIKQDYKFLLEYYIWKYGKPVRPVQRRNGKTIPEDTVCPLCGAPHQYIYDNNGGKGQYQCKVCGQTFITGKQATSPLVLICPYCGHALVAKKDRKHFIVHKCVNKNCSYYKNNLNLLPKDSYPSEKYKYKLHYIYREFTLDFFSMDLHQLPSWATSFKFRKNNAHIMGLCLTYHVNLGLSLRKTAEAMREIHNINISHTMVASYARTAAVLIKPFVDTFDYSPSNNLAADETYIKIKGLKGYVWLIMDTVSRSILGYQVSKSRDVGPCILTMRMAFDKFRKFPGKALKFISDGYSAYPLAAQQFKIEKDWDFNVTQVIGLTNDDAVTKKYRPFKQKTERLNRTLKASYRVTCGYGTDDGAYYGVNLWVAYYNFLRPHELYSWKRPLNEVDMLKNAGNMPGKWQLLIFLGQQVILNMQENPAS; encoded by the coding sequence ATGTCTCAAATTATAACTTATTTACTACTATATAATCAATACTTACTTAATCGAATTTATGAATTAACTTTATTTATCGCAAAATATATTCCTCTTAAACAGTGGACTTTCGATGATTCTAAAAGTTCTTATTATCAGAAATTTAAAATTGATAAGCTCCCTATCATCAAAAAATTTATCAAACAAGATTATAAATTCCTACTTGAATACTATATCTGGAAATATGGTAAGCCTGTCAGGCCTGTTCAACGCCGTAATGGTAAAACCATTCCTGAGGATACTGTCTGCCCTCTCTGTGGTGCTCCTCATCAATACATTTACGATAATAATGGTGGTAAAGGCCAATATCAATGTAAAGTCTGTGGTCAAACTTTTATTACAGGTAAACAAGCAACTTCTCCTTTGGTTCTTATTTGCCCTTATTGCGGACATGCTTTAGTTGCTAAAAAAGATCGTAAACACTTTATTGTGCATAAATGTGTCAATAAGAATTGTTCTTACTACAAGAACAATTTAAACCTGCTTCCCAAAGACTCATATCCTAGTGAGAAGTATAAATACAAGCTCCATTACATCTATCGTGAATTTACGCTGGATTTCTTTTCTATGGATTTACATCAGCTTCCTTCATGGGCTACTAGTTTTAAGTTTAGAAAGAACAATGCTCATATTATGGGACTTTGTCTTACTTACCATGTTAATCTTGGTTTATCTCTTCGTAAAACTGCTGAAGCTATGCGTGAAATCCATAATATTAATATATCTCACACTATGGTTGCAAGCTATGCAAGAACTGCTGCTGTATTAATTAAGCCTTTTGTAGATACATTCGATTACAGTCCTTCAAATAACTTAGCTGCTGATGAAACCTATATCAAAATTAAAGGACTCAAAGGTTATGTTTGGCTCATTATGGATACTGTTTCTCGCTCTATTCTTGGTTATCAAGTCTCTAAAAGTCGTGACGTCGGCCCTTGTATACTTACCATGAGAATGGCTTTTGATAAATTTAGAAAATTCCCCGGTAAAGCTTTAAAATTTATATCTGATGGTTACAGTGCCTATCCTTTAGCTGCTCAACAGTTTAAAATTGAAAAGGACTGGGACTTTAATGTTACTCAAGTTATTGGTTTGACTAATGATGATGCTGTAACTAAAAAGTATCGTCCCTTTAAACAAAAGACTGAACGCCTTAACCGTACTCTCAAAGCTTCTTATCGTGTTACCTGCGGTTATGGTACCGATGATGGTGCTTATTATGGTGTAAACCTTTGGGTTGCTTACTATAACTTCCTGCGTCCTCATGAACTTTATAGTTGGAAACGTCCTTTAAATGAGGTTGATATGCTTAAGAATGCCGGCAATATGCCCGGTAAATGGCAGCTTCTTATCTTTTTAGGACAGCAAGTCATTCTTAATATGCAAGAAAATCCTGCATCTTGA
- a CDS encoding DNA methyltransferase translates to MSKHKIIIGDSRQLNKIPDKSVQLIITSPPYWQLKDYGVDNQIGFNDSYEEYINNLNLVWKECYRVLSDGCRMCINIGDQFARSVYYGRYKVIPIRTEIIRFCETLGMDYMGAIIWQKTTTMNTSGGGSVMGSFPYPRNGILKIDYEFILLFKKLGNAPRPTIEQKKQSEMTKEEWRQYFSSHWNFNGVKQKGHIAMFPEELPRRLIKMFSFVGETVFDPFLGSGTTSLAARNLGRNSIGYEINTEFIPIIKDKLGVEDINMFNDQIIIIEDELKDSLSFEGLPYIFSDPHKMDKKMDIKKKTFGSRIDQNTQLQENLFSVKKIYSPEMLLLSNGLKVKLLGIKSKPETCSEAVDFLKKKFWKRKVFLKFDTVKYDKDKNLLCYLYLDNKTFINNHLVRTGLVDVETSFDYSCKAKFLKSLPV, encoded by the coding sequence ATGAGCAAACATAAGATAATTATCGGAGATAGCAGACAGTTAAATAAAATTCCTGATAAGTCTGTTCAATTAATTATAACATCTCCACCATATTGGCAACTTAAAGATTATGGAGTAGATAATCAAATCGGATTTAATGATAGCTATGAAGAATATATTAATAATCTAAATTTGGTATGGAAGGAATGCTATCGTGTTCTTTCTGATGGATGCCGTATGTGTATAAATATTGGAGATCAATTTGCAAGGTCAGTTTATTATGGAAGATATAAAGTTATCCCTATTAGAACTGAAATTATTCGTTTTTGTGAGACTTTAGGAATGGATTATATGGGTGCAATTATATGGCAAAAAACCACCACAATGAATACAAGCGGTGGAGGCAGTGTAATGGGTAGTTTCCCTTATCCAAGGAATGGTATATTAAAAATAGATTATGAATTTATCCTTTTGTTCAAAAAATTAGGGAATGCTCCTAGGCCAACGATTGAGCAAAAGAAACAGTCTGAAATGACCAAAGAAGAGTGGAGACAATATTTTTCATCACATTGGAATTTTAATGGAGTAAAACAAAAGGGACATATTGCTATGTTTCCTGAGGAATTACCTAGACGTCTTATAAAAATGTTTTCTTTTGTTGGAGAAACTGTTTTTGATCCATTTTTAGGAAGTGGAACAACTTCTCTTGCTGCAAGAAATCTTGGAAGAAATTCTATTGGATATGAAATAAATACGGAATTCATACCTATTATCAAAGATAAGTTAGGTGTAGAGGATATAAATATGTTTAATGACCAGATTATAATTATTGAAGATGAACTTAAAGATTCCCTATCATTTGAAGGCTTACCTTACATATTTTCAGATCCTCATAAAATGGATAAAAAAATGGATATAAAGAAAAAAACATTTGGTTCAAGAATAGATCAAAACACTCAATTGCAAGAAAATCTTTTTTCAGTAAAAAAAATATATTCTCCGGAAATGCTATTACTTAGTAATGGTCTTAAAGTAAAATTATTAGGAATAAAGAGTAAGCCAGAGACTTGTTCAGAGGCAGTAGACTTTTTAAAGAAAAAATTCTGGAAGCGAAAAGTATTTTTAAAGTTTGATACTGTTAAATATGATAAGGACAAGAATCTTTTATGTTATCTTTATCTTGATAATAAAACTTTTATTAATAATCATCTAGTTAGAACTGGCCTTGTTGATGTTGAAACTTCATTTGATTATTCATGTAAAGCCAAATTTTTAAAATCACTGCCGGTATAA
- a CDS encoding IS256 family transposase, whose translation MSTLSKEVLREMIAEGNLKTAGDLHSYLKDMFKDALQEMLEAKLETELGYSKGDKKNKQTDNRRNGYTEKTVKTQFGEMPIEVPRDRNSEFEPIIVPKNKRDISGIEEKVIALYARGMSTRDIHDQIKDIYGIELSADMVSKITDNIIPQIKEWQNRPLESLYTFVFMDAIHYKVREDGQIKSKAAYVVLGVNVDGFKDVLGIWIGENESSKFWLGVLNDLKNRGVKDVLVFCVDGLTGIKEAILAAYPGSEIQRCIIHQLRNSFKHVSYKDIKEFAGDFKEVYKAANEEAAIENLKEVEEKWGKKYPYAIKSWQMNWDVLSPFFKYPEEIRTIMYTTNIIEGFHRQLRKVTKNKTMFPSDQALEKMLYLASQNVVKKWTQRYKNWDLILNQLIIFFEGRVEQYL comes from the coding sequence ATGTCAACACTGTCAAAAGAAGTATTAAGGGAAATGATAGCAGAAGGAAATCTAAAAACAGCAGGGGATCTTCATTCATATCTGAAAGATATGTTTAAAGATGCACTTCAAGAGATGTTAGAGGCAAAATTGGAAACAGAATTAGGATATTCTAAAGGAGATAAGAAAAATAAGCAGACAGATAACAGAAGAAACGGTTATACAGAAAAAACTGTTAAAACTCAATTTGGAGAAATGCCAATAGAAGTTCCGAGGGATAGAAATAGTGAATTTGAGCCAATTATAGTTCCAAAGAACAAAAGAGATATATCGGGAATTGAGGAAAAAGTAATAGCACTATACGCAAGAGGTATGTCAACGAGGGACATTCATGATCAAATAAAAGATATATATGGGATAGAATTATCCGCAGATATGGTAAGTAAAATCACAGATAATATTATTCCCCAAATAAAAGAATGGCAAAACAGACCGTTAGAATCATTATATACCTTTGTATTTATGGATGCCATACACTACAAAGTCAGAGAAGATGGACAAATAAAAAGTAAAGCTGCATACGTAGTTTTAGGGGTTAATGTGGATGGTTTTAAAGATGTTCTGGGAATTTGGATAGGAGAAAATGAGTCCTCAAAGTTTTGGCTGGGAGTACTAAACGACCTAAAAAACAGAGGTGTAAAAGATGTATTAGTATTTTGTGTTGATGGGCTTACAGGTATAAAAGAAGCCATATTAGCAGCATATCCTGGATCCGAAATACAGAGATGTATAATTCATCAATTAAGAAATTCATTTAAGCATGTAAGCTATAAGGACATAAAAGAATTTGCCGGAGACTTTAAAGAAGTATACAAGGCAGCAAATGAGGAAGCAGCAATAGAGAACCTGAAAGAAGTAGAAGAAAAATGGGGTAAAAAGTACCCTTATGCCATCAAAAGCTGGCAAATGAACTGGGACGTATTATCTCCGTTCTTTAAATATCCCGAAGAAATAAGAACAATAATGTACACAACAAACATAATAGAGGGATTTCACAGACAGCTTAGAAAAGTAACAAAGAATAAGACAATGTTTCCATCAGATCAAGCCCTGGAAAAAATGTTATATCTGGCAAGTCAAAATGTAGTGAAGAAATGGACTCAAAGATATAAAAACTGGGACTTAATACTAAATCAACTAATAATATTTTTCGAGGGAAGAGTAGAACAATATCTATAA
- a CDS encoding MjaI family restriction endonuclease — translation MKYTINKENIQAYNRSENVHFPKYTSQLINLANQNAQGTRPKVVGQLSELFPEFQKSAKTITIENWEKWYLEKYPNVINNATDKIYDQVENLKQAITLIDKNLIRKWVKDLIIYKTYNGLYVQQAILAFLAEKKEQKYRLATPYEEAIGIDGYVGSIPYSIKPDTYKTMDRLSEKIDVKMIYYKKTKAGGLKIEVED, via the coding sequence ATGAAATATACAATTAACAAAGAAAACATTCAAGCATACAATAGAAGTGAAAATGTCCATTTTCCAAAATATACATCACAACTTATAAACTTAGCCAATCAAAACGCTCAGGGAACTCGTCCCAAAGTAGTCGGTCAGTTGTCTGAACTATTCCCAGAATTTCAAAAATCAGCAAAAACAATCACCATAGAAAATTGGGAGAAGTGGTATCTTGAAAAATATCCCAATGTTATAAATAACGCAACTGACAAAATATATGACCAAGTTGAAAATCTCAAACAAGCAATAACTTTAATTGATAAGAATTTAATTAGAAAATGGGTAAAAGATTTAATAATTTATAAAACATATAATGGTCTCTATGTTCAACAGGCAATTTTAGCTTTTTTAGCAGAAAAAAAAGAGCAAAAATATAGATTAGCTACGCCATATGAAGAAGCAATTGGAATCGATGGATATGTCGGCTCTATTCCGTATTCTATAAAGCCTGATACATATAAGACTATGGATCGGCTTTCAGAAAAAATAGATGTAAAGATGATTTACTACAAAAAAACTAAAGCCGGAGGATTAAAAATCGAAGTTGAAGATTGA